The following proteins are encoded in a genomic region of Dialister hominis:
- the fliB gene encoding flagellin lysine-N-methylase — protein sequence MLSIYPVFFPYFKCKADACSHTCCQIWEIDIDPDSEARYRSEKGPLGEELAQWMQKSEDGSTCFKLNDEGYCHFLTKEGLCRLVLEKGDDYLCDICKMHPRFFKYIDDWELCGTGLSCERTVEQIMEEKGSLTFRADKADGFYSLEDLVNALGWDMQTSAYVFRPSLEEKRVKTVLSRLEKTEPIDEAWTNRLSLMTRKTDSLIRLARAYLSKYDPYFFNRLYQYIWYRALDESDAYGMAAVSDFARDAAEYIFLEAALTDDPIRSAARWSEQVEYDTKNPAILLNLIANAEEEGKDV from the coding sequence ATGCTGTCAATCTATCCGGTGTTTTTCCCTTACTTCAAGTGCAAGGCGGATGCCTGCAGTCATACCTGCTGCCAGATCTGGGAAATCGATATCGATCCCGACAGTGAGGCACGCTACCGAAGCGAAAAAGGGCCTCTTGGCGAAGAACTGGCCCAGTGGATGCAGAAGAGTGAAGACGGGTCCACCTGTTTCAAACTGAATGATGAAGGATACTGCCATTTTCTCACCAAGGAAGGGCTCTGCCGCCTCGTCCTTGAAAAGGGCGACGACTATCTCTGCGACATCTGCAAGATGCACCCACGTTTCTTCAAGTACATCGACGACTGGGAACTCTGCGGGACAGGGCTTTCCTGTGAAAGGACCGTCGAGCAGATCATGGAAGAAAAAGGCTCGCTCACCTTCCGCGCGGACAAGGCCGACGGCTTCTATTCGCTCGAAGACCTCGTGAATGCGCTCGGCTGGGACATGCAGACATCTGCCTACGTCTTCCGCCCGAGCCTTGAGGAAAAGCGCGTGAAGACAGTCCTTTCGCGTCTCGAAAAAACGGAGCCGATCGACGAGGCATGGACGAACCGCCTGTCCCTCATGACGAGGAAGACGGATTCGCTCATCCGCCTGGCCAGGGCCTACCTTTCGAAATATGATCCGTACTTCTTCAACCGCCTTTACCAATACATCTGGTACCGGGCGCTCGATGAATCAGATGCGTACGGCATGGCAGCCGTTTCGGACTTTGCCCGCGACGCCGCCGAATACATTTTCCTTGAAGCGGCGCTGACGGACGATCCGATCCGCTCAGCCGCACGCTGGTCGGAACAGGTCGAGTATGACACGAAAAATCCTGCCATTCTCCTGAACCTGATCGCCAATGCAGAGGAGGAAGGCAAAGATGTTTGA
- a CDS encoding class I adenylate-forming enzyme family protein has product MFVHEMINGADPAHIALDGDVEITYGQLAETIRRFRNLLYREGVRKGDRVGLYCANRPGFIYTYMAVISLGAIIIPINNSLVDREVDFILKDSGSKLVVSDVPLTVSCRVIDLHDYDYEAKDGPLEEAPPFPSDLTEDDVCALVYTSGTTGSPKGAMLTHKNLISNVEQFTKQVIFMPEDKVLCILPMFHCYGLTTVVNSSLYHHSTIVILRFKSSSEIINTIVEHSVTIAIMVPPMYNLLARKGEPSVMETVHDFISGGASIPQPVAKAFYDRFGHPVREGYGLTEASPVVSVLPENKPKYLTSGPAIPGVEAMILTENGGPYVPGTVGELLVRGDNVMKGYWNKPEETKKVFTEDGWLRTGDLAYMDEDSYIYIVDRLKDLIIVNGENVYPGEVEDCIYEVEGVGECAVVGHPDPLRGQAVWAYVVMKDGYEYDENKIRKYMAGNIATYKIPRRFIPMDALPKNATGKILKRALRNG; this is encoded by the coding sequence ATGTTTGTACATGAAATGATCAACGGAGCGGATCCCGCCCATATAGCCCTTGACGGCGACGTAGAAATCACATATGGCCAGCTGGCCGAAACCATCAGAAGATTCAGAAATCTGCTTTACAGAGAAGGTGTCAGGAAAGGCGACAGAGTCGGCCTCTACTGCGCCAACCGCCCTGGTTTCATCTATACATACATGGCAGTCATTTCCCTGGGAGCCATCATCATCCCGATCAACAATTCCCTTGTCGACCGCGAAGTCGATTTCATCCTGAAGGACTCCGGTTCCAAGCTCGTCGTCTCCGATGTGCCGCTGACCGTTTCCTGCCGCGTCATCGACCTGCATGATTACGACTACGAAGCCAAGGACGGCCCGCTCGAAGAAGCACCGCCATTCCCGTCTGATCTGACAGAAGACGACGTTTGCGCCCTCGTCTACACCTCCGGCACGACCGGAAGCCCGAAGGGTGCCATGCTGACGCACAAGAACCTTATTTCCAACGTGGAACAGTTCACCAAACAGGTCATCTTCATGCCGGAAGACAAGGTCCTCTGCATCCTGCCGATGTTCCACTGCTACGGCCTCACCACTGTCGTGAACTCCAGCCTGTACCATCATTCCACGATCGTCATCCTGCGTTTTAAGAGCTCGTCTGAAATCATAAATACGATCGTCGAACACTCTGTCACCATCGCCATCATGGTTCCGCCGATGTACAACCTGCTTGCCAGAAAAGGCGAACCGTCCGTCATGGAAACCGTCCATGATTTCATCTCCGGCGGCGCATCCATCCCGCAGCCGGTTGCCAAGGCATTCTATGATCGCTTCGGCCATCCTGTCCGCGAAGGATACGGCCTGACAGAAGCATCCCCGGTCGTCAGCGTCCTTCCGGAAAACAAGCCGAAATACCTGACCAGCGGCCCTGCCATACCGGGCGTCGAAGCTATGATCCTCACTGAAAACGGCGGCCCGTACGTACCGGGCACCGTCGGCGAACTCTTAGTCCGCGGCGACAATGTCATGAAGGGCTACTGGAACAAGCCGGAAGAAACGAAGAAGGTCTTCACCGAAGACGGCTGGCTCAGAACCGGCGACCTGGCTTACATGGATGAAGACAGCTACATCTACATCGTAGACCGCCTGAAAGACCTCATCATCGTCAACGGCGAAAACGTCTATCCGGGCGAAGTCGAAGACTGCATCTATGAAGTCGAAGGCGTAGGCGAATGCGCTGTCGTCGGACATCCTGATCCTTTGAGAGGACAGGCAGTCTGGGCTTATGTCGTCATGAAAGACGGATACGAATACGACGAAAACAAGATCCGCAAGTACATGGCAGGCAACATCGCCACTTACAAGATCCCAAGACGCTTCATCCCGATGGACGCCCTCCCGAAAAACGCAACAGGCAAGATCCTGAAGAGAGCACTCAGAAACGGATAA
- a CDS encoding peptide deformylase: MIKDIVRDILFLQRKAEPATKDDWQVGRDLVDTLESKLDTCAGLAANMIGSTKAVILFRQGNKSVVMYNPEILKTSPAPYDAEEGCLSLDGRRPCKRYDKIEVKFMDSLFRKKTKTFTGFTAEVIQHEIDHLHGILI; the protein is encoded by the coding sequence ATGATAAAAGATATTGTAAGAGACATTCTTTTCCTGCAGAGGAAGGCAGAACCGGCGACAAAGGACGACTGGCAGGTCGGAAGGGACCTTGTCGATACGCTGGAAAGCAAGCTCGATACCTGCGCAGGCCTTGCCGCCAATATGATCGGGAGCACGAAGGCAGTCATCCTTTTCCGTCAGGGAAATAAGTCCGTCGTCATGTACAATCCGGAAATCTTAAAGACCTCCCCTGCCCCGTATGATGCCGAGGAAGGCTGCCTGTCCCTCGACGGCCGCCGCCCTTGTAAAAGGTACGACAAGATCGAGGTCAAGTTCATGGATTCCCTCTTCAGGAAGAAGACGAAGACCTTCACGGGATTTACGGCAGAAGTCATCCAGCACGAAATCGACCACCTGCATGGGATTTTGATCTGA